Below is a window of Rubricoccus marinus DNA.
GCCCATGAACTCGCCCGTGTGCGTGCCCCGCGCGGTGTAGCGGAACGCCACGTAGTCGTCCGTGGCGACCATCTCCTCGACCTCCAGCGCCAGGTCGGGGAAGGCCGTGCGGAAGTCGCGGAAGAAGTCCTTCAGCCCCTCTCTCGTGGGGGCGTAGTCGCCCGAGTCGTGGTCCACGAAGTCGTCGGCGAGGATCTCGTCGAGCACGTCGAGGCGGCCTTGACCGGCGACCTCGTCGCCCCAGCGCTTCTGCGCGTCGATGTTCTTCTGTCGGGTATCCATTGGAGGAGTCGGGTTAGGAGGAGAGGGCGTCGGCGCCGGCCTGGGCGACGGCGTGGTCGTCGTCGACGGTGCTGCCGGAGACGCCGACGGCGCCGATCACGGCGTCGCCGTCCATGAGCGGGAGGCCGCCGGGGAACGAGATCAGGCCTCCGTTCGAGTGCTCGATGGCGTAGAGCGAGCCGCCCGGCTGGCTCATCTCGCCCAGACTGCCCGTCGGC
It encodes the following:
- a CDS encoding ester cyclase, with the protein product MDTRQKNIDAQKRWGDEVAGQGRLDVLDEILADDFVDHDSGDYAPTREGLKDFFRDFRTAFPDLALEVEEMVATDDYVAFRYTARGTHTGEFMGHAPTGRSIEAPAMQLGKWRDGRCTDRWGVTDQSKILEQLGLLDA